In Mustela lutreola isolate mMusLut2 chromosome 1, mMusLut2.pri, whole genome shotgun sequence, one genomic interval encodes:
- the SH3TC1 gene encoding SH3 domain and tetratricopeptide repeat-containing protein 1 isoform X2, with translation MEGPVEEPAPEGRGPTAAPSGGSGGGGHKVPRVAMSASVVWERAGPKEAKAMVGGDATPPPGGSGLASGTPPVQMGTYPTDLTLQLLAVRRKTGLLDPSLQQTVRSRLRLLENDSREVARALGELSARLLSIHSDQARIVVTFKTFEEIWKFSTYHALGFTHHCLENLLVDQVFWLLSPSEDEETAVHVHVDQEALTRTHESLLAQEGPFFVLCPDHRVRVKTSPQGAGSGPQALRRGSRVLQGEAAPAVDPSAPGSSTSSEDMAAAAAPETLIPFHQWALRVPWDPIDDSVSGPVTSDISLMATGLATAVADDQGSGPEEMTFCSGDVIEVLGAQVPGLPWCLGRHTASGQVGFVRTSLISVQGQVSDLENVIFLNEEEKSFFSSEGRFSEEDARQLLRRVSGMDVCTVYSLDRLEEAEFEQLGDQEMPLPGLHPDPCETLQKVKNVLEQCKSGQGCPEEPVSWGLCMASSGTGSPHSEEPSFCLDSGADWAHPEVLGSLLLFLDTPGYEACFRGLYDLSLPGLSTLFPGFTDEEELAEHLAQARGAAKKAGFPMALARLCFLLGRLCVRRLKLSQARVYFEEALGALGGHFGDLFLVVAVYANLATVHLKQKNRDRCAQVVPKALALLLGTPSHLCSSEAESPLLRLALRRAILCHSPQAEARACFLLAKHHTRLKQLDEALPFLERLLLLHGAMGTPEATWPVDCYLLLADIYSRQCLPHLALGCVRGASLRARGSPGSALRSVDLVLRNSPRLHRPPAQTALYLRQALASVAPSPSWALRGLLCASLAQLHSRHGQQDTAISFMMQAVDVAMGAGSHLAVDYIVALAWLYVLCGQSMVALDILESVLDMAVASMDQEGVIANMVAVALRRTGRIRQAAEGYYRALRVARAQGQLQNQAVVLANFGALCLQAGAESLAQHYHRESVTLFAQLPSRECGPDLTWVLLRLGHLYTRRALARQAKCCYEWAFLVAVETDHVEGQLRAVQRLCHFYRTVMPREAQCVVYHEFQLSLARRVADKVLEGQLLETISQLYLSLGTERAYKSALDYTKRSLGIFIDLQRKEKEAHAWLQAGKIYYILQQNELVDLYIQVAQNAALYTGDPNLGLELFEAAGDIFFNGTWEREKAVSFYRGTG, from the exons ATGGAGGGCCCAGTGGAGGAGCCAGCCCCGGAGGGGAGAGGGCCCACAGCAGCACCCTCGGGAGGCAGCGGTGGTGGTGGCCACAAGGTCCCGAGAGTGGCCATGAGTGCATCCGTCGTCTGGGAGCGAGCAGGGCCCAAGGAGGCCAAGGCTATGGTCGGAGGTG ATGCCACTCCTCCCCCTGGTGGCTCCGGGCTGGCTTCTGGGACCCCTCCAGTCCAGATGGGCACCTACCCCACAG ACCTGACCTTGCAGCTATTGGCCGTGCGGAGGAAGACGGGGCTGCTGGACCCCAGCCTGCAGCAGACCGTGAGGAGCCGGCTCCGCCTGCTGGAAAATGACAGCCGGGAGGTGGCCCGTGCACTGGGG GAGTTGTCAGCCAGGCTGCTATCTATCCACAGTGACCAGGCACGGATCGTGGTGACCTTTAAGACTTTCGAGGAAATTTGGAAGTTCTCCACCTACCACGCTCTTG GCTTCACTCATCACTGCCTAGAAAACCTGCTCGTGGACCAGGTCTTCTGGCTGCTCTCGCCTAGTGAGGACGAGGAGACAGCTGTCCACGTCCATGTGGACCAGGAGGCCTTGACACGGACGCACGAGAGCCTCCTCGCCCAGGAAG GTCCTTTCTTCGTCTTGTGTCCTGACCACCGCGTGCGGGTGAAGACCAGCCCCCAGGGTGCAGGGAGCGGCCCCCAGGCACTCAGGCGAGGCTCGAGGGTTCTCCAGGGAGAGGCAGCCCCGGCAGTGGACCCTTCTGCTCCTGGCTCCAGCACGTCCTCTGAGGACATGGCAGCGGCAGCTGCTCCAGAAACTTTGATTCCATTTCATCA GTGGGCTCTTAGGGTCCCCTGGGACCCCATCGACGACTCTGTGAGTGGACCTGTGACATCAGATATCTCACTGATGG ccACAGGCCTGGCCACAGCGGTGGCAGACGACCAGGGCTCCGGGCCTGAAGAAATGACCTTCTGCAGCGGCGACGTCATCGAGGTCCTGGGCGCCCAGGTGCCCGGCCTGCCCTGGTGCCTGGGCCGGCACACGGCCTCAGGCCAGGTCGGGTTTGTGCGGACGAGTCTCATCAGTGTGCAGGGCCAAGTATCTGA TctggaaaatgtgatttttctgaatgaggaagaaaagtCATTCTTCAGCAGTGAAGGGCGCTTTTCTGAGGAAGACGCCAGGCAGCTGCTGAGGAGGGTTTCTGGTATGGACGTCTGCACAGTGTACAGCTTGG ACAGATTAGAAGAAGCCGAGTTTGAACAGCTGGGAGATCAAG aaatgcctcTGCCTGGCCTGCACCCAGATCCATGTGAGACCCTCCAGAAGGTGAAGAATGTTCTAGAACAATGCAAGTCCGGCCAGGGCTGCCCCGAGGAGCCAGTGTCCTGGGGTCTGTGCATGGCGTCCAGTGGTACAGGTTCCCCGCACAGTGAGGAGCCCTCCTTCTGCTTGGACTCGGGGGCTGACTGGGCCCACCCAGAGGTGCTGGGCTCACTGCTGCTGTTCCTGGACACGCCTGGGTATGAGGCCTGCTTCCGTGGCCTATATGACCTCTCCCTGCCGGGGCTGAGCACCCTGTTCCCGGGCTTCACTGACGAGGAGGAGCTGGCTGAGCACCTGGCACAGGCCCGGGGGGCGGCCAAGAAGGCCGGCTTCCCCATGGCTCTGGCCAggctctgcttcctcctgggGAGGCTGTGCGTGCGCAGGCTCAAGCTGTCCCAGGCCCGCGTATACTTCGAGGAGGCCCTGGGGGCGCTGGGTGGTCACTTTGGCGACCTCTTCCTCGTGGTGGCCGTGTATGCCAACCTAGCCACCGTCCATCTCAAACAGAAGAACAGGGACAGGTGTGCCCAGGTGGTCCCCAAGGCCTTGGCCTTGCTCCTGGGGACGCCCAGCCACCTGTGCAGCTCTGAGGCAGAGTCGCCGCTCCTAAGGCTCGCCCTGCGGCGGGCCATCCTCTGCCACAGCCCCCAGGCTGAGGCCCGGGCCTGCTTCCTGCTGGCCAAGCACCACACCCGCCTCAAGCAGCTGGATGAGGCCCTGCCCTTCCTGGAGAGGCTGCTACTGCTGCACGGGGCCATGGGCACTCCAGAGGCCACATGGCCCGTGGACTGCTACCTGCTCCTGGCAGACATTTACAGCCGCCAGTGCCTGCCGCATCTGGCACTCGGCTGCGTCCGGGGGGCCTCGCTGCGGGCCCGGGGCTCACCGGGCAGCGCACTCCGGAGTGTGGACCTGGTCCTCCGAAACTCGCCCCGGCTTCACCGGCCACCCGCCCAGACGGCACTCTACCTCAGGCAGGCGCTGGCCTCTGTGGCCCCCAGCCCGAGCTGGGCGCTGCGTGGCCTGCTCTGTGCCAGTCTGGCCCAGCTGCACAGCCGCCATGGGCAGCAGGACACAGCCATCTCCTTCATGATGCAGGCCGTGGACGTGGCCATGGGGGCTGGCAGCCACCTGGCCGTGGACTACATAGTGGCGCTGGCCTGGCTGTATGTGCTTTGTGGCCAGAGCATGGTGGCCCTGGACATCCTTGAGTCCGTCCTGGACATGGCCGTGGCCAGCATGGACCAGGAGGGCGTGATCGCTAACATGGTGGCCGTGGCCCTGCGGAGGACAGGCAGGATCCGGCAGGCGGCTGAGGGCTACTACCGTGCCCTGCGGGTGGCCCGGGCCCAGGGCCAGCTGCAGAACCAGGCGGTGGTCCTAGCCAACTTCGGGGCCCTGTGCCTGCAGGCCGGCGCAGAGAGCCTGGCCCAGCACTACCACCGGGAATCTGTGACGCTGTTTGCACAGCTGCCCAGCAGAGAGTGCGGCCCGGACCTCACCTGGGTGCTTCTGCGGCTGGGCCACCTGTACACCCGCCGGGCCCTCGCCCGGCAGGCCAAGTGCTGCTACGAGTGGGCCTTCCTGGTTGCTGTGGAGACAGACCACGTGGAGG GCCAGCTGCGAGCCGTCCAGCGGCTATGTCATTTCTATAGGACCGTCATGCCCAGAGAGGCCCAGTGTGTCGTCTACCATGAGTTCCAGCTTTCGCTGGCCCGCAGGGTGGCCGACAAGGTGCTGGAGGGCCAGCTCCTGGAGACCATCAGCCAGCTCTACCTGTCTCTGGGCACTGAGCG GGCCTACAAGTCCGCACTGGACTACACCAAGCGCAGTCTGGGGATCTTCATCGACctgcagaggaaggaaaaggaggcgCACGCCTGGCTGCAGGCAGGGAAGATCTACTACATCCTCCAGCAGAACGAGCTGGTGGACCTCTACATCCAG GTGGCACAGAATGCGGCCCTGTACACGGGGGACCCCAACCTGGGGCTGGAGCTGTTTGAGGCAGCCGGGGACATCTTCTTCAATGGGACCTGGGAGCGGGAGAAAGCCGT